From a region of the Paenibacillus sp. R14(2021) genome:
- a CDS encoding YozQ family protein, with protein sequence MSKKKLTNGQLEGSALTHEMVSDVYMAGTSDGVIILQDRQIKVEKEGHDSSGKKNKMK encoded by the coding sequence ATGTCGAAAAAAAAGTTAACCAATGGCCAGTTGGAAGGCAGTGCACTAACGCATGAAATGGTTTCAGATGTTTATATGGCCGGCACGAGCGATGGCGTAATCATTCTACAAGATAGACAAATCAAGGTCGAAAAAGAAGGCCATGATTCAAGCGGCAAAAAAAATAAAATGAAATAG
- a CDS encoding DUF2243 domain-containing protein, with the protein MARTSANKELKPSYASNNLWSGILFGFGLVSFIDEAVFHQLLHWHHFYDKSTTTVGLVSDGLFHAFSWFATIASLFMLAALKRTRSFWIKRWWGGIFLGAGIFQLYDGIVQHKLMRLHQIRYNVDITRYDVVWNTIAVLLIVIGFVLTARNKTNNLEPQTTEKRA; encoded by the coding sequence ATGGCCAGAACCTCTGCCAATAAAGAATTAAAACCAAGCTATGCCTCTAATAATCTTTGGTCGGGTATATTATTCGGTTTTGGCTTGGTCTCTTTTATCGATGAGGCCGTATTTCATCAGTTACTCCATTGGCATCACTTCTATGATAAATCGACAACAACAGTAGGGCTTGTCTCGGATGGACTTTTTCACGCGTTCAGCTGGTTCGCCACGATCGCCTCATTATTCATGTTGGCAGCTCTGAAGCGCACCCGATCATTCTGGATCAAACGCTGGTGGGGCGGCATATTTCTAGGTGCTGGTATATTTCAACTATACGATGGGATCGTTCAGCACAAACTCATGAGGCTGCACCAAATCCGTTATAACGTGGATATAACAAGATATGATGTCGTTTGGAACACCATAGCCGTACTTTTGATTGTCATCGGCTTTGTTCTTACAGCCCGCAACAAAACCAACAACCTAGAACCCCAAACAACTGAAAAAAGAGCCTAA
- a CDS encoding cytochrome c oxidase assembly protein, translating into MHHMSSGPSGDMSFDPMLMMLFTVLTILYIAAAAITHRRFRKWPVYRTFCWAAGIWSAALTVDGPLVAYAHESFTIHMAGHLLLGMLAPLFIVMASPVTLMLRSLPISLARRFVRVRHMRYFHLVMHPVVAALLNIGGLWALYTTGLYEAMHNSDMVYDVVHIHLFLAGYLFTSSIIYLDPVSRRFSFKYRAIVLILAIAGHSILSKWLYGSPPIGVPVEQAEAAAILMYYGGDVIELLLIVLFCFHWYKYRISSRSI; encoded by the coding sequence ATGCACCATATGAGCTCTGGTCCTAGCGGTGATATGTCGTTTGATCCTATGCTGATGATGTTGTTTACCGTTCTTACGATTTTGTACATCGCTGCTGCTGCTATCACCCATCGCCGTTTCCGCAAATGGCCGGTATATCGGACCTTTTGCTGGGCTGCGGGTATCTGGAGCGCCGCATTGACTGTTGACGGGCCGTTGGTAGCGTATGCGCATGAGAGTTTTACGATCCATATGGCAGGTCACTTATTGTTAGGGATGCTCGCGCCTTTGTTTATCGTGATGGCTTCTCCCGTAACATTGATGTTACGGTCTCTGCCGATTTCGTTGGCTCGGCGTTTTGTAAGAGTGAGGCATATGAGGTACTTTCATTTGGTCATGCATCCGGTGGTAGCTGCGCTTCTTAATATCGGAGGGCTCTGGGCATTATACACAACCGGTTTATATGAAGCCATGCATAACAGCGATATGGTTTATGACGTCGTTCATATTCATCTATTCCTTGCCGGATATCTATTTACGTCATCGATCATTTATTTGGATCCGGTTTCTCGCCGGTTTAGCTTTAAATACAGGGCAATTGTACTCATTCTGGCGATAGCCGGTCATAGTATCTTATCTAAATGGTTATATGGTTCGCCTCCCATCGGAGTACCCGTTGAGCAAGCGGAGGCGGCAGCGATACTCATGTATTACGGCGGTGATGTCATTGAATTGTTGCTTATCGTGCTTTTTTGTTTTCATTGGTACAAATACAGGATTTCATCCCGAAGCATATAA
- a CDS encoding pentapeptide repeat-containing protein produces the protein MNEKLTNYLNGVFAPYDGVKSAAELKTDLLFDLQERFRELKAEGKDDETAFEMTIDSIGDIEQTVLEVANLSRSLERQVVTNFSASNLAKSDFAGVIAHKGQFNASALRGSDFARADLTGSSFKSSDMREANFDGANLTDCTISANDLSNASFKESILVRTNFSVSGLDGAKFTGAKLTDVTLTKTDLRKTIFEGCIFDGVVFKYADLSGLRFDGQTFIGVKFDKSALNEVSFRGATLKNVSFQAYFSLTNKYYRSIKTICFDDAVMDKLTYAALKGMGADLSKVTIR, from the coding sequence ATGAATGAGAAATTGACGAACTACTTGAACGGTGTTTTCGCACCGTATGATGGTGTGAAAAGCGCAGCCGAATTAAAGACCGACCTGCTCTTCGATTTGCAGGAGCGGTTCCGTGAACTCAAAGCCGAAGGCAAGGACGATGAAACTGCTTTTGAGATGACCATTGACAGCATTGGCGACATTGAGCAAACGGTACTGGAGGTTGCTAACCTTTCCCGCTCTCTTGAGCGGCAGGTGGTGACGAACTTTAGCGCGAGCAACCTGGCGAAGAGCGACTTTGCGGGCGTTATCGCGCATAAGGGACAATTTAATGCCAGCGCATTACGCGGTTCCGATTTTGCGAGAGCAGACTTGACCGGAAGTTCGTTTAAGAGCAGCGACATGCGCGAAGCCAATTTCGACGGCGCGAATCTGACCGACTGCACGATATCCGCCAATGACCTTTCAAATGCGAGCTTCAAGGAATCGATCCTAGTACGCACCAACTTCAGCGTATCGGGGCTGGACGGCGCAAAATTCACTGGCGCAAAACTGACTGACGTCACACTAACAAAGACGGACCTTAGAAAAACAATCTTTGAAGGTTGTATCTTTGACGGCGTGGTCTTCAAATATGCCGATCTGAGCGGGCTTCGTTTTGACGGGCAAACCTTTATCGGCGTTAAGTTTGACAAGTCGGCATTAAACGAAGTTTCGTTTAGGGGCGCTACGCTCAAGAATGTGTCTTTCCAGGCGTACTTCTCGTTGACCAATAAGTATTACCGTTCCATCAAAACCATCTGTTTTGACGATGCAGTCATGGATAAACTGACCTATGCTGCGCTCAAAGGCATGGGGGCCGATTTGTCCAAAGTTACGATTCGATAA
- a CDS encoding metal-sulfur cluster assembly factor: MNEERIMTALEEVIDPEIGVNIVDLGLVYGIEAMENGKVVIEMTLTIPECPLVDQIVADVKRAAESVEGVVQVEVKLVFEPKWTPARMNDEAREQIRSRQMAVT; the protein is encoded by the coding sequence ATGAATGAAGAGCGGATTATGACTGCACTTGAAGAAGTGATTGATCCTGAAATCGGTGTAAATATCGTTGACCTCGGACTTGTATACGGCATCGAGGCAATGGAAAATGGGAAAGTCGTCATCGAAATGACGCTCACTATTCCCGAATGTCCTTTGGTGGACCAAATCGTAGCGGATGTTAAAAGGGCAGCCGAATCGGTCGAAGGGGTTGTACAAGTCGAGGTAAAGCTCGTGTTTGAACCGAAATGGACACCTGCACGAATGAACGATGAAGCAAGAGAACAGATTCGTTCCAGGCAAATGGCAGTGACCTAA
- a CDS encoding PadR family transcriptional regulator, with translation MSENKITSDLLRGHTDTMILRLLSEADRYGYEIVKLIAERSDGEYELKEATMYSSVRRLEVEGDIEWYWGDESQGGRRKYFRITDKGRESHARNKSNWEYAKRVLENLL, from the coding sequence ATGAGCGAGAACAAAATTACATCCGATCTGCTGCGCGGACATACCGATACGATGATTTTACGGCTCTTATCCGAAGCTGACAGGTACGGCTACGAGATTGTCAAGTTGATTGCGGAGCGCTCGGACGGTGAATACGAACTAAAGGAAGCAACCATGTACTCCAGCGTTCGGCGTCTTGAGGTCGAAGGTGATATCGAATGGTATTGGGGTGACGAATCACAAGGCGGTCGTCGCAAGTATTTTAGAATAACCGACAAGGGCAGGGAGTCTCACGCCCGCAACAAAAGCAACTGGGAGTATGCAAAACGCGTACTTGAAAATTTATTATAA
- a CDS encoding spore coat protein, translating into MAANLGAHETMEIHELLSASVSNINTMRLYRPHIQDHLLAQIVDKQLQFAIQEYNHCAQMVHQFSGQPQGMTGTPASSYGRTQNVSPVYGLNHPAPISPDNRIDDRDAAFALLNLHKSSASMKIIGALECANPQLRANLQQGAVNCSEQAYEIWQYMNQAGHYQVPTMKDITTETTLAAFQPSNMNAMGMSGGMGQSQPMNPAMTQ; encoded by the coding sequence ATGGCTGCCAACTTAGGTGCACATGAAACCATGGAAATTCACGAACTTCTGTCTGCATCCGTATCAAATATCAACACGATGAGGCTATATCGACCGCATATCCAGGATCATTTACTGGCGCAGATTGTCGATAAGCAGCTTCAATTTGCTATTCAGGAGTACAATCACTGTGCTCAGATGGTGCATCAATTTTCCGGCCAACCACAGGGCATGACCGGCACTCCAGCATCCTCTTACGGTAGGACTCAGAACGTGTCGCCAGTATACGGTCTCAATCATCCAGCGCCAATCAGCCCAGACAATAGAATTGACGATCGGGATGCAGCGTTTGCTTTACTGAACCTTCATAAATCCTCCGCTTCCATGAAAATAATTGGTGCACTCGAATGTGCGAATCCGCAGCTTCGGGCTAACCTGCAGCAAGGAGCCGTAAACTGTTCCGAGCAAGCTTATGAGATCTGGCAATATATGAACCAGGCAGGGCACTACCAAGTGCCTACAATGAAGGATATCACGACGGAGACAACTCTCGCCGCCTTTCAGCCCTCCAATATGAATGCAATGGGCATGTCTGGCGGGATGGGCCAATCCCAGCCAATGAATCCTGCCATGACGCAATGA